In Sporomusaceae bacterium, the following proteins share a genomic window:
- the rpoE gene encoding DNA-directed RNA polymerase subunit delta, producing the protein MNDAAEGAEFMGEMVKQLSDVDAAYQVLAEKGSPMYFRDLIGKVLEGKGRPVASVAHAMAEVHTQINMDSRFVHVGKGTWGLAEWLPQRGGRAVEETAATVSTDSNLRREKLLAEIQQDYPAAAVDAEEGE; encoded by the coding sequence TTGAACGACGCAGCGGAGGGGGCCGAATTCATGGGCGAAATGGTGAAACAGTTGTCAGACGTTGATGCAGCTTATCAGGTTTTGGCGGAAAAAGGCTCGCCGATGTATTTCCGCGATCTTATCGGCAAGGTTCTCGAAGGCAAGGGACGACCCGTCGCTTCGGTTGCGCACGCCATGGCCGAGGTGCATACCCAGATTAATATGGATAGCCGGTTCGTCCATGTGGGCAAGGGGACGTGGGGACTGGCCGAGTGGCTGCCTCAGCGCGGCGGCCGGGCTGTCGAGGAGACGGCGGCCACCGTTTCAACGGATAGCAACCTGCGCCGGGAAAAGCTGCTGGCGGAGATTCAGCAGGATTACCCCGCCGCCGCCGTTGACGCTGAGGAAGGCGAGTAA
- the argS gene encoding arginine--tRNA ligase, whose translation MNVKELLAGAIHEAAAGIEALAGAELPAVMLEVPPQKEFGDFATNIAMQLARPARQNPRALAEAIAGRLNARAALTKHDPAALLWLKEAKVAGPGFINFYLTPDWLYALLADIAAAGAAWGRSGSGRGERVQVEYVSANPTGPLHVGHGRGAAVGSALANLLKVAGYDVSSEFYINDAGNQIDCLAASVDARYRELLGQQVEFPEDGYRGRDIIDTARRIADQAGPRYLLMDPAERLTVFKELAREEKLALLREDLEAFGVTFDVWFSERTLHAAGAIEETCRQLKASGHMYEQDGALWLKSTAYGDDKDRVVIRDNGVPTYLAADIAYHRDKFARGFDRVINIWGADHHGYISRVKAAVAALGYDPEHLEVLILQMVNLYQNGELVKMSKRTGQGVTLSELIEEVGRDAARFFFIMRSTDSQLDFDLDLAKSRTNENPVFYIQYAHARIASIFRQAEEAGLTAPAPGEAPLAALTEEAEADLIKKLGEYPDEVAAAARERAPHHIARYAHEVAALFHSFYNQCRVIGAPPDVQAARLTLAAAVRDTLRSALAILGVAAPDKM comes from the coding sequence ATGAATGTGAAAGAGCTGCTCGCCGGGGCTATCCACGAGGCGGCGGCCGGGATCGAGGCTCTGGCCGGGGCCGAGCTGCCGGCGGTGATGCTTGAGGTGCCGCCGCAGAAGGAGTTCGGCGACTTTGCGACAAATATAGCCATGCAGCTCGCCCGGCCGGCCCGCCAGAATCCGCGGGCGCTGGCCGAAGCGATCGCCGGGCGGCTGAACGCGCGGGCCGCGCTGACCAAGCACGACCCTGCGGCGCTTCTCTGGCTTAAAGAGGCCAAGGTGGCCGGGCCAGGGTTTATCAACTTTTATCTCACGCCGGACTGGCTGTACGCGCTGCTGGCCGATATCGCGGCGGCGGGCGCGGCCTGGGGCCGCTCGGGCAGCGGCCGCGGCGAGAGGGTCCAGGTGGAGTACGTGAGCGCCAACCCGACCGGACCCCTCCATGTCGGCCACGGCCGGGGGGCGGCGGTGGGCAGTGCGCTGGCCAACTTGCTGAAGGTCGCCGGCTACGACGTGTCGAGCGAGTTTTATATCAATGACGCCGGCAACCAGATCGACTGCCTGGCGGCGTCGGTGGACGCCCGCTACCGCGAACTGCTGGGCCAGCAGGTGGAGTTTCCCGAGGACGGCTACCGCGGCCGCGATATTATCGACACCGCCCGGCGGATCGCCGACCAGGCGGGACCGCGTTATCTGCTGATGGACCCGGCCGAACGGCTGACGGTGTTCAAGGAGCTGGCCCGCGAGGAGAAGCTGGCGCTGCTGCGCGAGGACCTGGAGGCGTTCGGGGTGACCTTCGACGTGTGGTTCAGCGAGCGGACGCTGCACGCGGCCGGGGCGATCGAGGAGACCTGCCGCCAGCTGAAGGCAAGCGGCCATATGTACGAGCAGGACGGGGCGCTGTGGCTGAAGTCGACCGCTTACGGCGACGATAAGGACCGGGTGGTTATCCGCGACAACGGCGTGCCGACTTATCTGGCCGCCGATATCGCTTACCACCGCGATAAGTTCGCGCGCGGCTTCGACCGGGTGATAAATATCTGGGGCGCCGACCACCATGGCTATATCAGCCGGGTGAAAGCGGCGGTGGCTGCTCTGGGGTACGACCCGGAGCATCTTGAGGTGCTTATCCTCCAGATGGTCAACTTGTACCAGAACGGCGAGCTTGTCAAGATGTCGAAGCGCACCGGCCAGGGGGTCACGCTGTCCGAGCTGATCGAGGAGGTCGGCCGCGACGCCGCCCGCTTCTTTTTCATCATGCGTTCGACCGACAGCCAGCTGGATTTCGATCTCGATCTGGCGAAATCGCGCACTAACGAGAACCCCGTTTTTTATATCCAGTACGCCCACGCCCGCATCGCCAGCATATTCCGCCAGGCGGAGGAGGCGGGGCTGACGGCGCCCGCGCCGGGAGAAGCGCCGCTGGCGGCGCTGACGGAGGAGGCGGAGGCCGACCTGATAAAGAAACTGGGCGAGTACCCGGACGAGGTGGCGGCCGCCGCCCGCGAGCGGGCGCCGCACCATATCGCCCGCTATGCCCACGAGGTTGCCGCCCTGTTCCATTCTTTTTACAACCAGTGCCGCGTGATCGGCGCCCCGCCCGACGTCCAGGCCGCCCGCCTGACGCTGGCGGCGGCGGTGCGGGATACGCTCCGCTCGGCGCTCGCCATTCTCGGCGTCGCCGCTCCCGACAAGATGTGA
- a CDS encoding DUF1934 domain-containing protein: protein MRKVVVTVVGTQTDAGGEEHRIEFMTVGSRQDRDGVSYITYPESEITGMEGTTTLLKLYPDRLILVRMGSVELKQEFFPGLKSYCLYITPYGSLKMAVSTRHFAITAEGGKEAVNAGYDLEIDGRWQSYNTLAVEIREEE from the coding sequence ATGCGTAAGGTTGTCGTGACGGTAGTCGGCACCCAGACCGACGCGGGCGGCGAGGAGCACCGCATCGAGTTCATGACCGTCGGGTCCCGCCAGGACAGGGACGGCGTGAGTTATATTACATATCCCGAGAGCGAGATCACCGGCATGGAGGGTACGACGACGCTGCTCAAGCTTTATCCCGACAGGCTGATCCTCGTTCGCATGGGTTCGGTGGAGCTGAAGCAGGAGTTTTTCCCCGGCCTGAAGAGTTATTGCCTGTATATAACCCCGTACGGCAGCCTGAAGATGGCGGTGTCGACCCGGCACTTCGCGATTACGGCCGAAGGCGGCAAGGAAGCGGTCAATGCCGGCTACGATCTGGAGATCGACGGCCGGTGGCAGAGTTACAATACGTTAGCGGTTGAGATTCGGGAGGAAGAATAG
- a CDS encoding SpoIID/LytB domain-containing protein, translated as MRKYSYFNIALVAVVAVALIAGAYTLLRPPAAKQPGEPAPTPAAPLAQAPEPIPGVPQFDAAKYKNEPVITVWRADRGTRERMPLEKYLEGVIAREMEPDWPPEALRAQAIVSRTLTVHAIEAGTIRRLHDADVSTSKEELQAYAPERVNDRVREAVRSTRGQLLLYAGSLINAIYSSSNGQIAATREESFPKEIPEPTPYFQPVTDDSYRYTPPHLQYWTVVIPGREVAAAVGYNGNPGDVKILEKGPSGRILWIGAGEKKVYGAEFRKAVGFDLLKSTLVDEMSYANGSFTFKGRGWGNGVGMAQWGAFTYAQDGWKAEDIVRHYYVGTEVKKIWE; from the coding sequence ATGCGTAAATATTCGTATTTCAATATCGCCCTTGTCGCAGTCGTCGCCGTAGCATTAATCGCGGGAGCCTATACACTCTTACGCCCTCCCGCCGCCAAGCAGCCGGGCGAGCCGGCGCCGACGCCGGCCGCGCCGTTGGCCCAGGCGCCCGAGCCTATCCCCGGCGTGCCGCAATTCGACGCGGCCAAGTACAAGAACGAGCCGGTGATAACGGTGTGGCGGGCCGACCGCGGCACCCGGGAAAGGATGCCGCTGGAGAAATACCTCGAAGGGGTGATCGCCCGTGAGATGGAGCCCGACTGGCCGCCCGAGGCATTGCGGGCCCAGGCGATCGTTTCCCGTACGCTGACGGTGCACGCCATCGAGGCCGGCACAATCCGGCGACTGCATGACGCCGATGTGAGCACGTCCAAGGAGGAGCTACAGGCTTACGCCCCCGAGCGGGTCAACGACCGGGTCCGCGAGGCGGTGCGCTCGACGCGCGGCCAATTGCTGCTGTATGCGGGCAGCCTGATAAACGCCATCTACAGTTCGAGCAACGGCCAGATCGCCGCCACCCGCGAGGAGAGTTTCCCGAAGGAGATTCCCGAGCCGACGCCATATTTCCAGCCGGTGACCGATGACAGTTACCGGTATACGCCGCCCCATCTCCAGTACTGGACGGTGGTCATCCCCGGCCGGGAGGTGGCCGCGGCGGTGGGCTATAACGGCAACCCCGGCGACGTGAAAATTCTCGAAAAGGGGCCGTCGGGCCGGATACTGTGGATCGGCGCGGGCGAAAAGAAAGTTTACGGGGCGGAGTTCCGCAAGGCGGTCGGGTTCGATTTGCTGAAGTCGACGCTGGTGGATGAGATGAGTTACGCCAACGGTTCGTTCACCTTCAAGGGCCGCGGCTGGGGCAACGGCGTCGGCATGGCCCAGTGGGGCGCGTTCACGTACGCGCAGGACGGCTGGAAGGCCGAGGATATTGTGCGGCATTATTATGTGGGCACCGAGGTCAAGAAGATTTGGGAGTAG
- a CDS encoding VanW family protein yields MRIALTLAIIGCLVAAACGLQPAPKPEPRVAAAVTVEGAAVGGLTRAETAAVLQGLAAERYKPPVDARFADGDGSVAADEDGRMLDVAATAEAALAAPAGSVLAASYRPLTAALTAAELAAARQAGSYTTTILDSSPGRLENIRLTAALLNNAAIAAGAEFSFNSRTGEPTRERGFRPAVIFVDGGHGEELGGGMCQVSSTLYNAVLAAGLRVTERHAHSRPVSYAPPGRDATTYTDKDLRFVNTTRRTLVLRSYVAGRKLTVDIFVLAGGA; encoded by the coding sequence GTGAGGATAGCGCTGACTTTGGCGATTATCGGCTGTTTAGTGGCGGCCGCCTGCGGCCTGCAGCCGGCTCCGAAGCCCGAGCCGCGGGTGGCGGCGGCGGTGACGGTGGAGGGGGCGGCGGTGGGCGGGCTGACGCGGGCCGAGACGGCGGCGGTTTTGCAGGGGCTGGCGGCGGAGCGGTATAAGCCGCCGGTCGACGCCAGGTTCGCCGACGGGGACGGGTCGGTGGCGGCTGATGAAGACGGGCGGATGCTGGATGTGGCGGCGACGGCGGAGGCGGCGCTGGCCGCGCCCGCCGGCAGCGTCCTGGCCGCCTCGTACCGCCCGCTGACGGCGGCTCTGACGGCCGCCGAGCTTGCCGCCGCCCGGCAGGCCGGCTCGTATACGACGACCATCCTCGACTCCAGTCCGGGACGGCTGGAGAATATCCGCCTGACGGCCGCGCTGCTGAATAACGCGGCGATCGCCGCGGGGGCGGAGTTTTCCTTCAACAGCCGCACCGGCGAGCCGACGCGCGAGCGGGGCTTCCGGCCGGCGGTAATTTTCGTGGATGGGGGGCACGGGGAGGAGCTGGGCGGCGGGATGTGCCAGGTGTCGAGCACGCTGTATAACGCGGTGCTGGCGGCCGGGCTGAGGGTGACGGAGCGCCATGCCCACTCCCGGCCGGTGAGCTATGCGCCGCCGGGGCGGGACGCGACCACCTATACCGACAAGGATCTGCGCTTCGTCAACACCACCCGTCGCACGCTTGTGCTGCGCTCTTATGTGGCCGGAAGAAAATTAACTGTCGATATTTTCGTTCTCGCCGGCGGCGCATAG
- the murE gene encoding UDP-N-acetylmuramyl-tripeptide synthetase, whose amino-acid sequence MELIDRLLASAAGITCDSRQVMPGFIFVAVRGASRDGNTYAADAVARGALAVVSDRPGSLPALTVPVAAVADARRALGELAAAFHRHPSRSLALVGVTGTNGKTTVTFMLDHIFRQAGLCAGLIGTVCVKVGDLSYPSALTTPDAASLQAHLAAMRAAGVSHAAMEVSAQGIGQGRVDDVAFACGVVTNISPDHLDFPGGFDAYCAAKQGFPGLLGPAAPLVVNAADPLCRAMAAAAPSIACAVDAPADVAARIAHLSCGGSSFTLAFARPLPGCAVPPGPLAVSLPLPGRHNVENALLAVAAAIASGVAPETAAAALASFRGVPRRFAVSRLAGLTVVDDTALNPGSVDAVFHTLAAFSRRRLVVAFAIRGCRGPAINAACAAALARWWQAVPFTLVVTAGAGSVSVADAVDNDEKSAFCEALGKANVNYLFRETLIAAMETTAEAAGPGDLVALLGAQGMDDGYRLLRRRLTEAAAAPSGAEMAGCPA is encoded by the coding sequence GTGGAACTCATCGATCGGCTGCTCGCATCCGCCGCCGGCATAACCTGCGACTCGCGCCAGGTTATGCCCGGCTTCATCTTCGTCGCCGTCCGCGGCGCCAGCCGCGACGGCAATACATACGCCGCCGACGCCGTCGCCCGCGGGGCGCTCGCCGTCGTCAGCGACCGCCCCGGCAGCCTGCCCGCCCTCACCGTGCCCGTCGCCGCCGTGGCCGACGCCCGCCGCGCCCTCGGCGAACTCGCCGCCGCCTTCCACCGCCACCCCTCCCGGTCGCTCGCCCTCGTCGGCGTCACCGGCACCAACGGCAAAACCACCGTCACCTTCATGCTCGACCACATCTTCCGCCAGGCCGGCCTGTGCGCCGGCCTCATCGGCACCGTCTGCGTAAAAGTCGGCGACCTCTCCTATCCCAGCGCCCTCACCACCCCCGACGCCGCCAGCCTCCAGGCCCACCTCGCCGCCATGCGCGCCGCCGGCGTCAGCCACGCCGCCATGGAAGTCTCCGCCCAGGGCATCGGGCAGGGGCGGGTCGACGACGTCGCCTTCGCCTGCGGCGTCGTCACCAACATCAGCCCCGACCACCTCGACTTCCCCGGCGGCTTCGACGCCTACTGCGCCGCCAAGCAGGGTTTCCCCGGCCTCCTCGGGCCGGCGGCCCCGCTCGTCGTCAACGCCGCTGACCCCCTCTGCCGGGCGATGGCCGCCGCCGCTCCGTCCATTGCCTGCGCCGTGGACGCGCCAGCCGACGTCGCCGCCCGCATCGCGCACCTCTCTTGCGGCGGCAGCAGCTTCACCCTCGCTTTCGCCCGGCCGCTCCCCGGCTGCGCTGTCCCGCCCGGACCTCTTGCCGTCAGCCTTCCGCTGCCCGGCCGGCACAACGTGGAGAACGCCCTGTTAGCGGTAGCCGCCGCAATCGCCAGCGGCGTGGCCCCCGAAACGGCCGCCGCCGCCCTCGCATCCTTCCGGGGCGTGCCGCGCCGCTTCGCCGTCTCGCGCCTCGCCGGCCTCACCGTCGTCGACGACACCGCCCTCAACCCCGGCAGCGTCGACGCCGTCTTCCACACCCTGGCCGCCTTCAGCCGCCGCCGCCTCGTCGTGGCCTTCGCCATCCGCGGCTGCCGCGGCCCGGCCATCAACGCCGCCTGCGCCGCCGCCCTCGCCCGCTGGTGGCAGGCGGTCCCCTTCACCCTCGTCGTCACCGCCGGCGCCGGCAGCGTAAGCGTCGCCGACGCCGTGGACAACGACGAAAAGAGCGCCTTTTGCGAGGCGCTCGGTAAAGCAAACGTAAACTACCTGTTCCGCGAAACGCTGATCGCGGCCATGGAAACAACCGCCGAAGCCGCCGGCCCCGGCGACCTCGTCGCCCTGCTCGGCGCCCAGGGCATGGACGACGGCTACCGCCTGCTGCGCCGCCGGCTCACCGAAGCCGCCGCCGCGCCGTCCGGCGCGGAAATGGCCGGCTGCCCGGCGTAG
- a CDS encoding cytochrome b/b6 domain-containing protein yields MKLLLHPLPVRIFHWVMFAAVMTLLATGLYIHEPPAWLTLPMGLMRKLHGVAAAALVVNMVVHVYYYARTGKHTEILLLPGDWANVRSFLRYYLFITAHHPNYGRYNPGQKALFTAWGLVVIVAAVTGTALMFPDDTTRLQRMLGGLNAIRSGHFFVAAFFAASVPFHLYLVFTESPAKLQAIFTGYVQKEPKPPPPKSP; encoded by the coding sequence ATGAAGCTGCTGCTCCATCCCCTGCCTGTCCGGATTTTCCACTGGGTGATGTTCGCGGCGGTGATGACGCTGCTGGCGACCGGGCTGTATATTCACGAACCGCCGGCGTGGCTGACTCTGCCGATGGGCCTGATGCGCAAACTCCACGGCGTGGCCGCGGCCGCCCTCGTAGTCAACATGGTTGTCCATGTTTACTATTACGCCCGAACCGGCAAGCACACCGAGATCCTGCTGCTGCCGGGCGACTGGGCCAATGTGCGCAGTTTCCTGCGCTATTACCTGTTCATTACCGCCCACCATCCCAACTACGGCCGCTACAACCCTGGGCAGAAGGCGTTGTTCACCGCCTGGGGGCTGGTGGTGATCGTGGCGGCGGTGACAGGGACGGCGCTGATGTTTCCGGACGACACGACCCGCCTGCAGCGTATGCTGGGCGGCCTGAACGCCATTCGCAGCGGCCATTTTTTTGTCGCCGCCTTCTTCGCCGCCTCCGTCCCTTTCCATCTCTACCTTGTTTTCACCGAGTCGCCGGCCAAGCTGCAGGCTATTTTCACCGGCTATGTCCAGAAAGAGCCCAAACCGCCGCCGCCCAAATCGCCCTGA
- a CDS encoding amidase family protein produces MAFSVENATIGSYHAALLAGEITARELVAAYLARIAAYDRRGPAVNAVIAVNPRALETADELDARQRRHGLTGLLHGVPVLLKDNINTYDMPTTAGSLSLEGWRPRADAFVAERLRAAGAIILAKVNLHEFAVWGETASSLGGQTLNPYDLTRTPGGSSGGTGACLAAAFGLAGLGTDTVNSVRSPASANGLVGIKPTLGLVSRSGIVPYALTQDTAGPLAYTVADAARVLDVIAGYDETDPVTAWSAGRDADAGRGLDEGGLKGARLGVVESLFGGDAAHREVNAVMDAALARLKEGGATLVTVSHPDLDAAKLIAATSVHIHEFARDLSAFLADPAAALPVKSLAAVAAGGRYHPGIADNIRQALAVAGDGDEYRRRLAARSALQQTVMQLLARHRLDALVYPHQKRLVVPVGETQVDRNGVVGAVTGFPAIVAPGGFSRPTETAPLGVPVGLELLGRPWSEPLLVRLAHAFEQLDNVRRLPVSTPLL; encoded by the coding sequence ATGGCTTTCTCCGTAGAAAACGCGACGATCGGGTCGTATCACGCCGCGCTGCTGGCAGGGGAGATTACGGCCCGCGAGCTGGTGGCGGCGTATCTGGCGAGGATAGCGGCTTACGACAGGCGGGGGCCGGCGGTGAACGCGGTGATCGCCGTCAATCCGCGGGCGTTGGAGACCGCCGACGAGCTGGACGCCAGGCAGCGCAGGCATGGCCTGACCGGACTGCTCCACGGGGTGCCGGTGCTGCTCAAGGATAATATCAATACATACGATATGCCGACGACGGCCGGCTCGCTGAGCCTTGAGGGCTGGCGGCCGCGCGCCGACGCTTTTGTGGCTGAGCGGCTGCGGGCGGCGGGGGCGATAATCCTTGCCAAGGTCAATCTGCACGAGTTCGCGGTGTGGGGGGAGACGGCCAGTTCGCTCGGCGGGCAGACACTCAACCCGTACGACCTGACCCGCACGCCCGGCGGCTCAAGCGGCGGCACGGGGGCGTGCCTGGCGGCCGCGTTCGGTCTCGCCGGGCTGGGGACGGATACCGTCAACTCGGTACGGTCGCCGGCTTCGGCCAACGGGCTTGTCGGCATCAAGCCGACGCTGGGGCTGGTGAGCCGCAGCGGCATCGTGCCTTACGCCCTGACCCAGGATACCGCCGGGCCGCTGGCTTATACCGTGGCCGACGCGGCCAGGGTGCTGGACGTCATCGCCGGCTACGACGAAACCGACCCGGTAACGGCCTGGAGCGCCGGCCGGGATGCGGACGCCGGGCGGGGACTGGACGAGGGCGGGCTCAAGGGGGCGCGGCTGGGGGTGGTGGAGTCGCTGTTCGGCGGCGACGCCGCCCACCGCGAGGTGAACGCGGTGATGGACGCCGCGCTCGCCAGGCTTAAAGAAGGCGGCGCGACGCTGGTGACGGTGAGCCACCCCGACCTGGACGCGGCGAAGCTGATCGCCGCGACGAGCGTCCATATCCACGAGTTCGCCCGCGATCTGAGCGCTTTTCTGGCCGACCCGGCCGCGGCGCTGCCGGTGAAGTCGCTGGCCGCGGTGGCCGCCGGCGGGCGGTATCATCCCGGCATCGCCGACAATATCAGGCAGGCGCTGGCCGTGGCCGGCGATGGGGACGAATACCGCCGGCGGCTGGCGGCGCGCAGCGCGCTGCAGCAGACGGTGATGCAACTGCTCGCCCGCCACCGGCTCGACGCGCTGGTGTACCCGCACCAGAAGCGCCTGGTGGTGCCGGTGGGCGAGACGCAGGTGGATCGCAACGGCGTGGTGGGGGCGGTTACCGGCTTCCCGGCGATTGTGGCGCCGGGCGGCTTTTCGCGGCCGACGGAGACGGCGCCGCTCGGCGTACCGGTGGGGCTGGAACTGCTCGGCCGGCCGTGGAGCGAGCCGCTGCTCGTCAGGCTGGCCCATGCGTTCGAGCAGCTGGATAATGTGCGGCGATTGCCGGTGAGCACGCCGCTGCTGTAA